Proteins from a genomic interval of Arachis hypogaea cultivar Tifrunner chromosome 10, arahy.Tifrunner.gnm2.J5K5, whole genome shotgun sequence:
- the LOC140175565 gene encoding uncharacterized protein — translation MSNFIVVDNKIKSRVTSVKWVLTFSHRTIVSPVENPSYSLEEFRLKTIPELLNAEKLDNTELFDMIAEVVGKEDPRELVTSKGKETRRLAVVLEDLEGNKIGCTLFRETVDHLLPHLEDVREEPLIVVLQYFEASRWNGKTSVQSNFSISKVHVDLELEEVLGFKNRLLNIAPASTSRISQVTTQGAWSATDELNNGVVVVKTVEQTLNSKEFYKSCRKCSKKVETPIGDRFKVEVMVYDGTRSISLLLWDRETTQLYGKRADQVREEEDPMEAFVSSLKSKTPVKGTSNDMKCGFSSTNINDEEGQFSTNKFTRKTNKRQKI, via the exons ATGAGTAACTTCATAGTTGTTGATAACAAGATCAAGTCTAGGGTAACTTCAGTAAAGTGGGTCCTCACTTTCTCACATAGGACCATTGTAAGTCCAGTCGAAAATCCAAGCTATTCCCTTGAAGAATTTCGATTGAAGACTATTCCTGAGTTGCTAAATGCTGAAAAGCTTGACAATACCGAACTGTTTG ACATGATTGCAGAGGTTGTTGGGAAAGAGGATCCACGAGAGTTGGTTACCAGCAAAGGAAAAGAAACTAGGCGATTGGCAGTTGTTTTGGAAGATTTAGA GGGCAACAAGATTGGTTGTACTCTATTCAGAGAAACGGTTGATCACCTCCTTCCACACCTAGAAGATGTAAGGGAAGAACCCCTTATTGTTGTGTTGCAATACTTCGAGGCATCAAGGTGGAATGGAAAGACATCTGTCCAAAGCAACTTTTCCATATCTAAGGTCCATGTCGACTTAGAGTTAGAAGAGGTACTTGGTTTTAAAAACAG ACTGCTTAATATTGCACCTGCAAGTACATCTAGGATTAGTCAAGTTACAACCCAAGGGGCATGGTCCGCGACTGATGAGCTGAACAATGGTGTCGTTGTCGTGAAGACTGTTGAACAGACTCTAAATTCAAAAGAG TTTTATAAGTCATGTAGAAAATGTTCGAAGAAAGTTGAGACTCCTATTGGAGATAG GTTCAAGGTCGAAGTGATGGTGTATGATGGTACCAGGAGCATCAGCCTACTGCTTTGGGACAGGGAAACAACACAACTCTATGGAAAGAGAGCAGACCAAGTTAGGGAAGAAGAG GATCCTATGGAAGCTTTTGTATCAAGTCTCAAAAGCAAAACCCCAGTTAAAGGAACTTCCAATGATATGAAATGTGGCTTCTCAAGCACCAACATAAATGATGAGGAAGGACAATTCTCAACCAACAAATTCACCAGAAAGActaataagagacagaaaatctaa